The following proteins come from a genomic window of Limosilactobacillus reuteri:
- a CDS encoding valine--tRNA ligase codes for MTEKDMSTKYDPAAVEEGRYQWWIDQGFFKPSGDKKAHPYSIVIPPPNVTGKLHLGHAWDTTLQDMIIRQKRMQGYDVLWVPGMDHAGIATQAKVEARLRKQGISRYDLGRDKFVQQVWDWKDEYADIIHQQWSKMGISVDYDRERFTLDEGLNKAVRKVFVDLYSKGLIYRGTYIINWDPQARTALSDIEVIHKDDKGAFYHVKYPFTDGTTFNGKDYIEIATTRPETMFGDEAVAVNPNDERYKDLVGKKVMVPLVNREIEIIADDYVTPEFGTGMVKITPAHDPNDFKVGKRHNLPELNTMNEDASMNENAGKYEGMDRFEAREAIVKDLQDQGYMLKVDPIVHSVGHSERTGVQVEARLSTQWFVKMKPLAEAALKNQDTDDRVNFVPERFEHTFTQWMENIHDWVISRQLWWGHRIPAWYNKQTGKVYVGMEAPKDAENWEQDKDVLDTWFSSALWPFSTMGWPNTDSADFKRYFPTNTLVTGYDIIFFWVSRMIFQSLEFTGRAPFKNVLLHGLIRDEQGRKMSKSLGNGIDPMDVIKKYGVDALRWFLITGSTPGQDIRFSYTKMDAAWNFINKIWNASRYVIMNLGEMPAPVLPDKSKWDLADQWILSRLNATVKQVNEQFDKFEFGEAGRALYNFIWNDFCDWYIEMTKEKLNNGTDEEKNDTKNILGYVLDQTLKMLHPIMPFVTEKLWQSMPHDGESIMVADYPVANAELDDSAATEQMNSLIELIKAVRNIRNEANAPMSKPVDILVKVDNDHLAQMLNDNRDYIERFCHPENLTIGKGVEAPKLAMSGILTGAEVYIPMAELVDLDEERDRMEKEIAKLEKEVERSQKKLGNEKFVNNAPEKVVEAERQKATEWQQKLAAAKERLQSLQQA; via the coding sequence ATGACAGAAAAAGATATGTCAACCAAGTATGATCCAGCGGCGGTTGAAGAAGGCCGTTATCAATGGTGGATTGATCAAGGATTCTTTAAACCAAGTGGTGACAAAAAGGCTCATCCATATTCAATTGTTATTCCACCACCGAATGTTACTGGTAAGTTGCACTTAGGTCATGCTTGGGATACAACTTTACAAGATATGATCATTCGACAAAAGCGGATGCAAGGCTATGATGTATTATGGGTTCCCGGAATGGACCATGCTGGTATTGCCACCCAGGCGAAAGTTGAAGCCCGTCTTCGTAAACAAGGAATTTCTCGTTATGACCTTGGCCGTGACAAGTTTGTTCAACAAGTTTGGGACTGGAAAGATGAATATGCTGATATTATTCATCAACAGTGGTCTAAGATGGGGATTTCTGTGGATTATGACCGCGAGCGTTTTACCCTTGATGAAGGATTAAATAAGGCTGTTCGGAAAGTCTTTGTTGATCTCTACAGTAAGGGCTTAATTTATCGTGGAACTTACATCATCAACTGGGACCCACAAGCACGGACGGCTTTATCAGATATTGAAGTTATTCATAAGGATGATAAGGGTGCATTCTACCATGTTAAGTATCCATTTACTGATGGAACTACTTTTAACGGTAAGGATTACATCGAAATTGCCACTACTCGTCCAGAAACAATGTTCGGGGATGAAGCGGTTGCCGTTAACCCTAATGATGAACGTTACAAGGACTTAGTTGGTAAGAAGGTCATGGTGCCACTTGTCAACCGGGAAATTGAGATTATTGCTGATGACTATGTAACACCTGAATTTGGTACTGGGATGGTTAAGATTACCCCAGCTCATGATCCAAACGACTTCAAGGTAGGTAAGCGTCACAATCTTCCTGAACTTAATACAATGAATGAAGATGCTTCCATGAACGAAAATGCTGGTAAATACGAAGGTATGGACCGTTTTGAAGCTCGTGAAGCGATCGTTAAGGACCTTCAAGATCAAGGTTACATGTTAAAGGTTGACCCAATTGTTCACTCTGTTGGTCACTCAGAACGGACAGGGGTACAAGTTGAAGCCCGTCTTTCAACACAATGGTTTGTTAAGATGAAGCCATTAGCCGAAGCAGCTCTTAAAAACCAAGATACTGATGACCGGGTTAATTTCGTTCCAGAACGATTTGAACACACCTTTACGCAATGGATGGAAAATATTCATGATTGGGTTATTTCTCGTCAATTATGGTGGGGTCACCGGATTCCAGCTTGGTATAACAAACAAACTGGCAAAGTTTATGTTGGTATGGAAGCTCCTAAAGATGCCGAAAATTGGGAACAAGATAAGGATGTCCTTGATACATGGTTCTCCAGTGCGCTTTGGCCATTCTCAACGATGGGCTGGCCTAATACAGATTCAGCAGACTTCAAGCGCTACTTCCCAACCAATACTTTAGTTACTGGTTATGACATCATCTTCTTCTGGGTTTCACGGATGATTTTCCAATCGCTTGAATTTACGGGTCGGGCACCATTTAAGAATGTCCTTCTTCATGGTTTGATTCGTGATGAACAAGGACGAAAGATGAGTAAATCCTTGGGAAACGGTATTGACCCAATGGATGTTATCAAGAAGTACGGGGTAGATGCGCTACGGTGGTTCTTAATTACTGGCTCAACGCCGGGTCAAGACATTCGTTTTAGCTACACTAAGATGGATGCAGCTTGGAACTTTATTAATAAGATTTGGAACGCTAGTCGTTACGTTATCATGAACCTTGGTGAGATGCCTGCCCCAGTCCTTCCCGATAAGAGTAAGTGGGATTTAGCTGACCAGTGGATTTTGAGTCGGTTAAATGCGACTGTAAAGCAAGTTAACGAACAGTTTGACAAGTTTGAATTTGGTGAAGCTGGTCGGGCGCTTTACAACTTCATTTGGAATGATTTCTGTGACTGGTATATCGAAATGACCAAGGAGAAGCTCAATAATGGGACTGATGAAGAAAAGAATGATACTAAGAATATTCTTGGTTACGTTCTTGATCAGACTTTGAAGATGTTACATCCAATCATGCCATTCGTTACCGAAAAATTATGGCAGTCAATGCCGCATGATGGTGAATCAATTATGGTTGCAGATTACCCAGTTGCTAATGCCGAACTTGATGATTCAGCCGCAACTGAACAAATGAATAGTTTGATTGAATTGATTAAGGCTGTTCGGAACATTCGAAATGAAGCTAATGCACCAATGTCTAAGCCAGTTGATATTTTGGTAAAGGTTGATAACGATCACTTAGCTCAGATGTTGAATGATAATCGTGACTATATTGAACGTTTCTGTCATCCAGAAAACTTAACTATTGGTAAGGGTGTTGAAGCTCCTAAGCTTGCGATGAGCGGAATTTTAACAGGAGCAGAAGTTTACATTCCAATGGCTGAATTGGTTGATCTTGATGAAGAACGAGATCGAATGGAAAAAGAAATTGCTAAACTTGAAAAAGAAGTAGAACGTTCACAAAAGAAGCTTGGCAATGAAAAGTTTGTTAATAACGCGCCGGAAAAAGTTGTTGAAGCTGAACGGCAAAAGGCAACGGAATGGCAACAAAAATTAGCAGCGGCCAAGGAACGCCTTCAATCACTCCAACAAGCTTAG
- a CDS encoding cytochrome ubiquinol oxidase subunit I: MTILSLARFQFAMTTVYHFFFVPFSIGTAFIVAIMESMYVSTKDETYKKMAKFWGNIFLLSFAVGVVTGLIQEFQFGMNWSDYSRFMGDIFGAPLALEALLSFFIESTFIGLWIFTWKKVKPGLHLFFIWMTSFGSLTSALWILTANSFMQHPVGYEIKGGRAVMVNFGALLKNPQLWYEFGHVILNAIMMGGIIIAGLTAFQLLKNQKLSEANKKFYKKSMRLGLLISLIFSIGGIALGDAQMQYLIKEQPMKFAATEDVFTTTGKHAPWTIVGIADMKDHEVKGNIDIPYALSILSYHKTTGAVTGMNELNAQYKKKYGKNLDYYPPVNTLFYSFRIMCAVGAWIFLVSLVGLIMTREKSKKPLAQRRWALWCIAITTFLPFIGNTAGWFVTEFGRIPWTVYGLFTIAESVSPNVSVGSLLTSNIVYFVLFTTLAITLIWLIVLELRKDPSEAIEPKFKKVLDPFDKEAF; this comes from the coding sequence ATGACTATTCTTAGTCTGGCACGTTTCCAATTTGCCATGACGACGGTTTACCACTTCTTCTTTGTTCCGTTTTCGATTGGAACAGCTTTTATCGTCGCCATTATGGAAAGTATGTACGTCTCAACTAAAGACGAAACATACAAAAAAATGGCAAAATTTTGGGGAAATATTTTCTTACTTAGTTTTGCGGTCGGTGTTGTTACAGGTTTGATTCAGGAATTCCAATTTGGGATGAACTGGTCGGATTACTCACGGTTTATGGGTGATATCTTTGGTGCTCCATTAGCCCTCGAAGCTTTGCTATCATTCTTTATTGAATCAACATTTATTGGCTTATGGATATTTACCTGGAAAAAGGTTAAGCCAGGGTTACACCTTTTCTTTATTTGGATGACGAGTTTTGGTTCATTAACATCTGCTTTATGGATTTTAACTGCCAACTCATTCATGCAACACCCAGTTGGTTATGAAATCAAGGGTGGCCGTGCAGTAATGGTTAATTTTGGTGCATTGCTTAAAAACCCTCAATTATGGTATGAATTTGGGCATGTTATCCTTAATGCTATCATGATGGGTGGTATTATTATTGCTGGTTTAACAGCATTCCAACTTCTCAAGAACCAAAAACTTTCTGAAGCTAATAAGAAGTTTTACAAGAAGTCAATGCGTTTAGGACTTTTAATTTCATTGATTTTCTCTATTGGTGGAATTGCGTTAGGGGATGCCCAGATGCAATACTTAATCAAAGAACAACCAATGAAATTTGCAGCTACTGAAGACGTCTTCACGACTACTGGTAAGCATGCGCCGTGGACAATTGTTGGTATTGCCGACATGAAAGACCATGAAGTAAAAGGCAATATCGATATTCCCTATGCCCTAAGTATTTTGTCATACCACAAAACTACTGGTGCGGTTACCGGGATGAATGAGCTCAATGCCCAATATAAGAAAAAGTACGGCAAGAATCTTGATTACTACCCACCGGTAAATACATTATTCTATAGTTTCCGGATTATGTGTGCAGTTGGTGCTTGGATTTTCTTAGTTTCATTAGTTGGCCTAATTATGACCAGGGAAAAGAGTAAGAAACCACTTGCACAACGACGCTGGGCACTTTGGTGTATTGCAATTACCACTTTCTTACCATTTATCGGTAATACTGCTGGTTGGTTTGTAACAGAATTTGGTCGTATTCCATGGACAGTTTATGGCTTGTTTACAATTGCTGAAAGTGTATCGCCAAACGTTTCAGTTGGATCATTATTAACATCAAATATTGTTTACTTTGTATTATTTACAACTCTTGCAATTACATTAATTTGGTTAATCGTTCTTGAGTTACGTAAGGATCCATCGGAAGCAATTGAACCTAAATTCAAGAAGGTTCTGGACCCATTTGACAAGGAGGCGTTCTAG
- the cydB gene encoding cytochrome d ubiquinol oxidase subunit II, whose product MSFLQLLWFVLIGVLFAGFFFLDGFDYGVGMAVKTLAHNESERDQLVRTIGPVWDANEVWLITAGGAMFASFPYWYASLFSGYYLILMIILAGLIIRGVSFEFRKNSPMPQKRIWDWALAIGSAIVPFFLGIMFVSMIHGMPIDANGNFHAGFFDYFNWLSVVGGIALLLLTYLHGINYIALKTTGPVQERARNYAGFLYWILYAGEVVFALLLIFMTDFMAVHPVGTIIMLLLIVGFSVLAQAETFAGHELVAFISSGLTLVSLVVLIFIGLFPRVLISSISPKYSILIQNASSTEYTLTVMTIATCCLLPFVLAYTIWAYWIFRKRIAMPAIPEVK is encoded by the coding sequence ATGAGTTTTCTTCAATTATTATGGTTTGTATTGATTGGAGTGCTTTTTGCCGGCTTCTTCTTCCTAGATGGATTTGATTATGGGGTAGGAATGGCGGTCAAAACACTTGCTCATAATGAATCAGAGCGTGATCAACTTGTGCGGACAATTGGACCGGTTTGGGATGCAAATGAAGTGTGGTTAATCACTGCTGGTGGTGCAATGTTTGCCTCTTTTCCATACTGGTACGCTAGTCTTTTCAGTGGATATTACTTAATCTTAATGATTATTTTAGCTGGTTTAATTATTCGTGGTGTTTCTTTTGAATTCCGTAAAAATAGTCCAATGCCACAAAAGCGGATTTGGGATTGGGCATTAGCAATTGGTAGTGCCATCGTTCCATTTTTCCTCGGGATTATGTTTGTTAGCATGATTCATGGAATGCCAATTGATGCTAACGGTAATTTCCACGCAGGATTCTTTGACTATTTCAACTGGCTTTCAGTTGTTGGTGGAATTGCCTTATTGCTATTAACCTACTTACATGGAATTAATTATATTGCTTTAAAGACGACTGGTCCGGTTCAAGAACGAGCCCGGAACTACGCTGGATTTTTGTACTGGATTCTTTATGCTGGCGAAGTTGTCTTTGCATTACTATTAATCTTTATGACTGACTTTATGGCTGTTCACCCAGTTGGCACAATCATCATGCTTTTATTGATTGTTGGCTTCTCAGTTTTGGCTCAAGCGGAAACCTTTGCTGGTCATGAACTGGTTGCATTTATTTCAAGTGGGTTAACCTTAGTATCATTGGTTGTATTGATCTTTATTGGTCTCTTCCCACGGGTACTAATTAGTAGCATTAGTCCGAAGTACAGCATTCTTATTCAAAATGCTTCCTCAACAGAATATACGTTGACAGTGATGACAATTGCTACTTGCTGTCTTTTACCATTTGTTTTGGCATATACAATCTGGGCTTACTGGATTTTCCGTAAACGGATTGCAATGCCGGCTATTCCGGAGGTTAAATAA
- the cydD gene encoding thiol reductant ABC exporter subunit CydD, whose protein sequence is MIDRLLFKIEGSRHIMIKLVGLYVLQAFLILGQGLSLAALLTGLWQGHSLLSQIYGLSGFIVCYLLRHGLTEIGNNWLDKYSAGATQNFRQQLLKKVFALGPVIVQREGTGNMVTLALDGIKEVENYIRLIYSKVISMMIIPVIILVICFWLDWISGIVMLLVYPLIVLFMIILGYAAKAKADRQFAAFQILSNHFIDSLRGIDTLKYFGLSKKYSQSIYRSSERFRKSTMSVIKVAMLSTFALDFFTTLAIAILAVFLGLRLINSHLLLFPALAILILAPEYFLPIRNFASDYHATLNGKNSFHAVRRILEMPLPKRPTVELHQWTGVDELSLENVEFMYPQNGSELTNLDLTVKGNQKIGIIGMSGAGKTTLINLLSGFLAPTSGQITIQGKKVTTLDIYDWQKQILYIPQTPYIFADTLKNNIAFYTPNVSEDKIKEAIHVVGLDSLVAELPQGLGTMIGSGHRALSGGQAQRIALARAFLDPERRVMIFDEPTAHLDIETELELKKRMLPLMENRLVFFATHRLHWMKQMDYILVLKNGKLIEQGTYQQLLDEHGYFTELMDQTRGKEITHE, encoded by the coding sequence ATGATTGATCGACTACTCTTCAAAATCGAGGGGAGCAGACATATCATGATTAAGCTTGTGGGGCTTTATGTCCTGCAAGCTTTTCTTATCCTTGGTCAGGGATTGAGTTTGGCTGCTTTACTAACAGGTTTATGGCAAGGACATTCGCTCCTAAGTCAAATATATGGCTTAAGTGGATTTATTGTTTGCTACCTCTTACGCCATGGGCTAACCGAAATCGGTAATAATTGGCTTGATAAGTATTCAGCTGGTGCTACGCAAAATTTTCGTCAGCAATTATTAAAAAAAGTCTTTGCACTTGGACCAGTAATTGTTCAGCGAGAGGGAACCGGTAATATGGTTACTTTGGCTCTTGATGGCATTAAAGAAGTTGAAAATTATATTCGACTTATTTATAGCAAGGTGATCAGCATGATGATTATTCCAGTCATTATTTTGGTTATCTGTTTCTGGCTTGATTGGATTTCTGGCATTGTTATGCTGTTAGTTTATCCTTTGATTGTTTTATTTATGATTATTTTAGGTTATGCGGCGAAGGCCAAAGCTGATCGCCAATTTGCAGCTTTTCAAATACTGTCCAATCATTTTATTGATTCCTTGCGGGGAATTGATACATTGAAGTACTTTGGTCTTAGCAAGAAGTATTCGCAAAGTATTTATCGGTCAAGTGAACGTTTTCGAAAATCAACAATGAGCGTGATTAAAGTAGCGATGTTATCAACGTTTGCTCTTGATTTTTTTACAACATTAGCTATTGCAATCTTAGCGGTCTTCCTTGGATTGCGGTTAATTAATAGTCACTTATTGTTATTCCCAGCATTAGCAATTCTGATCTTGGCACCTGAGTATTTTTTGCCGATTAGGAACTTTGCAAGTGATTATCATGCAACATTGAATGGTAAAAATTCATTTCATGCTGTTCGGCGAATTCTTGAGATGCCATTACCAAAGAGGCCAACTGTTGAATTACACCAGTGGACAGGAGTAGATGAGTTAAGTCTTGAGAATGTTGAGTTTATGTATCCTCAAAATGGCAGTGAATTAACAAACCTTGATTTAACAGTTAAGGGAAATCAAAAAATTGGCATTATTGGGATGAGTGGAGCCGGAAAGACAACTTTAATTAATCTTTTAAGTGGCTTTTTGGCGCCAACAAGTGGTCAAATTACCATTCAAGGAAAAAAAGTAACGACTTTGGATATCTATGACTGGCAAAAACAGATTCTCTACATTCCACAGACTCCTTATATTTTTGCAGATACGTTAAAAAATAATATTGCCTTTTATACTCCAAATGTCAGTGAAGATAAAATAAAAGAAGCAATTCATGTTGTCGGCTTAGATAGTCTTGTTGCTGAATTACCACAAGGATTAGGGACAATGATTGGCAGCGGCCACCGAGCATTAAGTGGTGGTCAGGCACAGCGAATTGCCTTAGCTCGAGCATTCCTTGATCCAGAACGCCGGGTAATGATTTTTGATGAGCCGACCGCCCACCTCGATATTGAGACCGAACTAGAGTTGAAAAAAAGAATGCTTCCTTTAATGGAAAATAGGTTAGTCTTTTTTGCTACCCACCGTTTGCATTGGATGAAGCAGATGGACTACATTTTGGTATTGAAGAATGGCAAGTTAATTGAACAAGGAACATATCAGCAATTGCTTGATGAACATGGTTACTTTACAGAACTGATGGACCAAACACGAGGAAAGGAGATAACCCATGAATAA